The Paenibacillus sophorae genome has a segment encoding these proteins:
- a CDS encoding sugar kinase: protein MARAVAAFGEVMMRLQVPGYALLSQSDTLQVSYSGTGVNVVSALARFGHTGYLVTTLPANAIGDAAVANLSKLGIQPAQIRRAGAYVGMYVLENGFGPRASRVTYTNRQESSFNTAPEGAYDFAAVARESDIVHFCGISLAMNDTVRRHVLAFARAVKAAGRLVAFDCNYRPALWGEGGYAKAKPWYTEMLSLADIVMMNEMDALHILGMQSERETRREQLEELIPQVSAAYDISVIAGTHRTVNPDNTHSLQGYIYKNAAFLYSDKLTFPVYDRIGAGDAYTSGIIHGELEGHSPETTVRFAAAAAMLAHTIQGDTPHSSESAILRAMDEGNGDVER, encoded by the coding sequence ATGGCTAGAGCGGTCGCCGCCTTCGGGGAAGTGATGATGCGGCTGCAGGTTCCCGGCTACGCCCTGCTGTCGCAGAGCGATACCCTGCAGGTCTCCTATTCCGGAACGGGGGTCAATGTCGTCTCGGCGCTGGCCCGGTTCGGGCATACCGGCTACCTCGTCACGACGCTGCCCGCCAATGCGATCGGTGACGCCGCGGTCGCCAATCTCAGCAAGCTGGGCATCCAGCCCGCCCAAATCCGGCGGGCTGGCGCGTATGTCGGCATGTATGTGCTGGAGAACGGCTTTGGACCCCGGGCGAGCCGCGTTACCTACACCAACCGGCAGGAGAGCAGCTTCAATACGGCCCCGGAAGGCGCCTATGATTTTGCAGCCGTCGCCCGGGAATCCGATATCGTCCATTTCTGCGGCATTTCGCTCGCGATGAACGACACGGTCCGGCGTCATGTGCTGGCCTTCGCAAGGGCCGTGAAAGCGGCCGGACGCCTCGTCGCCTTCGACTGCAACTACCGGCCTGCCCTTTGGGGCGAAGGCGGGTATGCCAAGGCCAAGCCATGGTATACTGAAATGCTCAGCCTTGCCGATATCGTTATGATGAACGAAATGGACGCCCTGCACATTCTGGGAATGCAGAGTGAACGGGAAACCCGGCGGGAGCAGCTGGAAGAGCTGATCCCACAGGTCTCCGCAGCTTACGACATCTCCGTCATCGCCGGCACGCACCGCACGGTGAATCCGGACAACACGCATTCCCTGCAAGGGTATATATATAAAAATGCCGCCTTCCTCTATTCGGACAAGCTAACCTTCCCGGTCTATGACCGAATCGGAGCCGGAGACGCCTATACTAGCGGAATCATCCACGGAGAGCTGGAAGGCCATTCGCCCGAGACGACCGTCCGTTTCGCCGCAGCGGCTGCGATGCTCGCGCATACGATACAAGGCGATACACCCCACTCTTCCGAAAGCGCCATTCTCCGGGCCATGGATGAAGGGAACGGCGATGTAGAAAGGTAG